CCCTCTTTGCCTTCGAAAACCTTTTCCGTTCCAGAAAAACCTTTTTGAGCCAATAATGCAGCAAATACACCGGCCTGAACCGCCATGGGATCCACTGTGTTTTTCATCATGGTTAAAACACCTGCTGTGGGACAACCAATGGTGTGATTATGACAACCATTTATACCAATGGCATTCACCATCTGATCAACGGTTAGACCTAACATTTTCCCGGCCACAACGGGTGATACAAACTGAGTCAGGGTAGCATGGTGCCACTTGCGCTCACGAACACCTGGCTTGGCAAACAAACACATCCGCATTTCAAATTCATAAGCCAGAACGATGGCCACGATGACATCCTTCATGGAGGTATCCACTTTTTCTGCCATAGATAAAGCGGCGGGAATGATATCACTGGGATGACTTGGATCATCTTTCCAATAAATATCATTAAAATCCAAAGCTCGGATCATCAATGAATTTACCAGGGCTGTACTCACAGCTGGCATTTCATCACCAAACCCGATCACTTTTGACTCGCTTGCTCCACCCATTTCCTGATAGATCTCCAGCATGGATTTTACATCATGAGTGCTCATGCTTCCATAAGCGCATCCGATAGAATCATAGAGATAACGCTTTACCTCATAAATGACATCTTCCGGAAGGTCTTCATATTTTAACCCGACAGCAAACTCGGCCATTTGTCTTGCGATTGATTTTTCCAATTCTTACTCCTTTTTAAATGCAACCACTGATTACACTGATTGCACGGATTGTATTTATAGTTTTACTGCCTATAATACCATACGCACATGTTTAAGTGAGGTTTGTCCAAAATTTATTATCAAGCCAACTTTAATACCTGTAACTTTTAAATAATTGAGCAATTGGGCTCTCTCAATATCAGTTATTCTTGAGATCGCTTTCAGTTCTACAATTACCTTGTCTTCAACAACCAGATCACAGAAAAAATCTTTAATCTTGACCCCTTTATAGATCAAGGGAAATTGTTTCTGAGATATCACTTCAAGATTATCAGCTTTCAACTCGATTTTCATTGCAGCTTCATAAGCCGACTCCAGAAAACCAGGACCCAGCTCCTTATGAACTTCAAATGCACAACCTATAATCTTATATGTCAAATCCTCGTGTACAAGTTTCTTGTCTCTAAAAACCATTAATCTGTGAAATCCGAGTAATCCGTGGTTTGTTTAAAGTTTTGCTATGATGGCATCTGCCATTTCAACAGTTGAGGCAGCGCCTTTTTCAACCACATCTGCTTTGCCAGTCATCTTGGCCATATCGTAGGTCCGTACTTTTCCTTCTGATACAACTTCAGCAACGGCTTTACGGATCTTGGTGGCAATTTCCTGCTCATCAATAAAGTCCAGCATCATGCAGGCGGATTCAACCATGGCAATAGGATTCACAATGGATGTGGGATAATCAGCATATTTCGGTGCTGATCCGTGCGTTGGCTCAAAGACACCAATGCCCGTTTCAGGATTGTATTGAGCACTACAGGCGAAGCCCAGTCCACCGATCAAACCGGCAAACCCATCAGAAACAATATCACCGAACATGTTTCCAGCAACAATGACACCATAATTTTCAGGATTCTTGGTCAACCACATCATTTGCGCATCAATGTTGGTATTCCATAGTTCAATTCCCGGGAAGTCATCTTTCTGTATCTGTTGAGCCATCTTGTACATCATACCGGATGTCTCGCGGATCACATTGGGTTTTTCACAAACCGTAACGGATTTATAGTCGTATTTCCTGGCGTGTTCAAAGGCTGCCCGCAAGATACGCTCAGTTGCTTTCTTGGTGAAGATCCTGGTCGAAACAGAGACTTCTTCAATGGGTGTATCGCCAAAGTTTGATACAAATTTAGGGTGGGTCATCAAAGCATCATGCACCTGGGCTGGTGGATTGCTCCACTCTACGCCACCATAAAGACCTTCAGTATTCTGACGGAAAATGGCCACATCAACTTCTGGTTCATCCACACCACCATCAGCTGCTCGGCGAATAAAGTTCAGGGGATTACCCTTGTAGGTGCGACAGGGACGTAAGCAAATATCCAGACCAAAATGCTGTCTCAATCCAACGATGGGACTTGAGTAAACCAACCCCTTTTCCTTTAACTCAGGTGAAAGTTCTTCAAAGGCTTCATCTTTAGGCTTGGATGTAATAGCACCAAATAAGCCGATTTTATGTTCAGCAATGAGGTCTAAAGTACGCTGAGGAAGTGGATTTCCTTCACTCCGCCAAAACTCCCAACCAATATCACCTTCTACATAGTTTGCTTCAAATCCAGCTGCATCCAGGACGCGAATGGTTTCATCTAAAACAGGTTTTCCAATCCCATCACCGGGCATACTTACGATTGTTCTTTTTGACACGATTTTCTCCTTCGTTGATATTGAATAATTAATATTTATACTTCTCTGTAGCACTTTCATATTGTAGCCACCAAGGCACTAAGTCACAAAGATACACTAATTTGATTTCTGTGAAACTTCGAGTCTTTGTGTCAATAACGGTATTTCCATTAGTTCTGTTAAAATAATCGCGCTGGATTTCGCCAACACTTCTCTGGTTTGGTGGCCTCCTGGGATTAAGACACAATTTATGCCAATTGCTTCTGCCACTTCAAAATCGTGCTCTGTATCTCCCACGAAAAGAACTTCCGACTTCTCAAAGGGCAGTTCCAACATCCATTGAATCCCATTTTCAACTTTACTATGG
The sequence above is drawn from the Candidatus Neomarinimicrobiota bacterium genome and encodes:
- a CDS encoding GxxExxY protein; translated protein: MVFRDKKLVHEDLTYKIIGCAFEVHKELGPGFLESAYEAAMKIELKADNLEVISQKQFPLIYKGVKIKDFFCDLVVEDKVIVELKAISRITDIERAQLLNYLKVTGIKVGLIINFGQTSLKHVRMVL
- a CDS encoding isocitrate/isopropylmalate family dehydrogenase → MSKRTIVSMPGDGIGKPVLDETIRVLDAAGFEANYVEGDIGWEFWRSEGNPLPQRTLDLIAEHKIGLFGAITSKPKDEAFEELSPELKEKGLVYSSPIVGLRQHFGLDICLRPCRTYKGNPLNFIRRAADGGVDEPEVDVAIFRQNTEGLYGGVEWSNPPAQVHDALMTHPKFVSNFGDTPIEEVSVSTRIFTKKATERILRAAFEHARKYDYKSVTVCEKPNVIRETSGMMYKMAQQIQKDDFPGIELWNTNIDAQMMWLTKNPENYGVIVAGNMFGDIVSDGFAGLIGGLGFACSAQYNPETGIGVFEPTHGSAPKYADYPTSIVNPIAMVESACMMLDFIDEQEIATKIRKAVAEVVSEGKVRTYDMAKMTGKADVVEKGAASTVEMADAIIAKL